In a single window of the Bacillus clarus genome:
- the rbsR gene encoding ribose operon transcriptional repressor RbsR produces the protein MSTIKDVAKLAGVSVATVSRVLNKNGYVHEDTLKKVERAIELLDYKPSTVARSLYNKKSRLIGLVVPNIVNPFFPEVARAVEDVAHKQGYTVVLCNSDESLEKEKQYIDVLRQNNVDGFIVATNPQNSVNYMSLSVPVIAIDRMFNERIPTVYADNYAGSQAATKLLLDKGCKHIAHIRGPRDVSTANERFEGFVDIITQHNLSYMIAESTFDPANSERVAMELLEEYPHIDGIVAGNDLIAIGVVKAALQKGMSIPEDLQIIGFDGISLTEMMYPSITTVAQPIYEMGRIATELLLEQMEGNTLEVEHHRLPIEIIERNTTK, from the coding sequence ATGAGTACGATTAAAGATGTTGCAAAATTAGCGGGAGTATCTGTTGCGACCGTTTCCAGAGTTTTAAATAAAAACGGTTATGTTCATGAGGATACATTAAAGAAAGTGGAACGAGCGATTGAGTTATTAGATTACAAACCTAGTACAGTAGCTCGTTCACTATATAATAAAAAGTCTCGTTTAATTGGCTTAGTCGTTCCGAATATCGTGAATCCATTCTTTCCAGAAGTTGCACGTGCTGTAGAAGATGTAGCGCATAAACAAGGTTATACAGTTGTACTTTGTAATTCTGATGAAAGTTTAGAAAAAGAGAAGCAATATATTGATGTACTTAGACAAAATAACGTTGATGGGTTTATTGTAGCGACGAATCCGCAAAATAGTGTGAATTACATGAGTTTATCTGTGCCAGTTATCGCAATTGACCGAATGTTTAATGAGCGTATTCCTACTGTATATGCAGATAATTATGCAGGGAGTCAGGCTGCGACAAAATTACTGTTAGATAAAGGGTGTAAACATATTGCGCATATTCGCGGACCACGTGATGTGAGTACAGCTAATGAACGTTTTGAAGGTTTTGTAGATATTATTACACAACATAATCTTTCTTATATGATTGCAGAGAGTACGTTTGATCCAGCTAATAGCGAGCGTGTAGCGATGGAATTATTAGAAGAATACCCGCATATTGATGGAATTGTTGCCGGGAATGATCTAATTGCAATTGGTGTTGTAAAGGCTGCGCTCCAAAAAGGTATGTCTATTCCAGAAGATTTACAAATTATCGGATTTGACGGGATTTCTTTAACAGAAATGATGTATCCATCTATTACGACAGTTGCACAACCGATTTATGAGATGGGGAGAATTGCAACAGAATTATTGTTAGAACAAATGGAAGGCAATACATTAGAAGTAGAGCATCATCGTTTACCGATTGAAATTATAGAACGAAATACAACGAAATAA
- a CDS encoding MDR family MFS transporter: MEQQENQNRKLLLIGLVIAMLFAALDGTIVGTAMPRIVGELGGLSLMTWLTTAYMLTSTTVVPIAGKLADLLGRRNVYITGLVIFMIGSALCGMANGMTELIIFRGIQGLGGGIMMPMAMIIIGDMFTGKERAKWQGIFGALYGLASVIGPQVGGWIVDAVNWRWVFYINLPVGILATIFIAMGLKSHKQTGPIKIDIAGIFTMILGVVSLLLALTFGGKDYAWGSWQIIGLFALAVMGIVSFVIVETKAEEPILPMHFFKNRTFTLLNAIGFFMSIGMFGAIMFVPFFMQGIVGVSAAESGTIMTPMMITMIVMSIIGGQLVLKVGVKPQIITGMLIMAGGFWLLTTMDMHTTKLTATSYMMVIGLGMGLVMPTLTLALQESFPKKDLGVVTSSSQFFRQIGGTFGITILGSIMNNTSGTTLTNKLVPVLDTFPKEAGQMVTKFKDMIHTDPQGLYSMLFSPEALKQMPETFANSIVPILKNSLVDSLHTVFLTGLVFIVVGAVFTLFLQKIKLSDRKKDAEEPAVEEKETNVSYS; encoded by the coding sequence ATGGAACAACAAGAAAATCAAAATAGAAAGTTGTTGTTAATCGGTTTAGTAATCGCTATGCTATTTGCTGCACTGGACGGAACAATCGTTGGTACAGCAATGCCGCGTATTGTCGGTGAACTAGGCGGATTAAGTTTAATGACATGGCTAACGACAGCTTACATGTTAACATCAACAACGGTCGTACCGATTGCAGGTAAATTAGCGGATTTACTTGGACGTCGTAACGTATATATAACAGGGCTAGTTATCTTTATGATTGGTTCAGCGTTATGTGGTATGGCAAACGGTATGACAGAATTAATTATTTTCCGTGGTATTCAAGGTCTTGGCGGCGGTATTATGATGCCAATGGCTATGATTATTATCGGGGATATGTTCACGGGTAAAGAACGTGCAAAATGGCAAGGGATTTTTGGAGCTTTATATGGTCTTGCTTCTGTAATTGGACCACAAGTTGGTGGTTGGATTGTAGATGCAGTTAACTGGAGATGGGTATTCTATATCAATTTACCGGTTGGTATTTTGGCAACTATCTTTATCGCAATGGGATTAAAATCACATAAACAAACAGGACCAATAAAAATTGACATCGCTGGAATCTTCACGATGATTCTCGGAGTTGTAAGTTTATTACTTGCGTTAACATTTGGCGGGAAAGATTACGCATGGGGTTCTTGGCAAATTATTGGGTTATTTGCATTAGCTGTCATGGGTATCGTTAGCTTTGTTATTGTTGAAACAAAAGCAGAAGAACCAATTTTACCGATGCATTTCTTTAAAAATCGTACATTTACATTACTAAATGCGATTGGCTTCTTTATGAGTATCGGAATGTTTGGTGCTATTATGTTCGTACCATTCTTCATGCAAGGAATTGTAGGCGTAAGTGCTGCTGAATCAGGAACGATTATGACGCCAATGATGATTACAATGATTGTCATGAGTATTATCGGTGGTCAACTTGTATTAAAAGTCGGTGTGAAGCCACAAATTATTACAGGGATGCTTATTATGGCTGGTGGTTTCTGGTTATTAACAACGATGGATATGCACACAACTAAGCTTACTGCGACTTCTTATATGATGGTTATCGGTTTAGGAATGGGTCTTGTTATGCCAACATTAACATTAGCATTGCAAGAAAGTTTTCCGAAAAAAGATCTTGGTGTTGTAACATCATCAAGTCAATTCTTCCGTCAAATTGGTGGAACGTTTGGTATTACAATTTTAGGATCAATTATGAATAATACTTCAGGTACAACATTAACAAATAAATTAGTACCTGTATTAGATACATTCCCGAAAGAAGCGGGACAAATGGTAACGAAGTTTAAAGATATGATTCATACGGATCCACAAGGTTTGTATTCTATGCTCTTTAGTCCAGAGGCATTAAAACAAATGCCAGAAACATTTGCTAATAGCATCGTACCAATTTTGAAAAACTCTTTAGTGGATTCACTTCATACGGTATTTTTAACAGGGTTAGTATTTATTGTAGTAGGTGCGGTCTTTACACTTTTCTTACAGAAGATTAAACTTTCTGATCGTAAAAAAGATGCAGAAGAACCTGCTGTAGAAGAAAAAGAAACAAATGTATCGTATTCATAA
- the rbsK gene encoding ribokinase gives MPNIAIVGSISMDLVAVSKKRPKAGETVIGEAFHTIPGGKGANQAVAAARLGANVAMVGAVGNDDYGIVVRKNLENERVFIDYVVPVTYETTGIAHIVLAEEDNSIVVVQGANRLVNEQIVDRSKDLLVKADMVVLQLEIPLETVKYVLAICEEHKIPVMLNPAPAQVLSEDILEKATYITPNEHECRIVLNDFTTPIEELLAKYPNKLLMTEGSKGVRFHNGKEIVHIPSISVEVVDTTGAGDTFNGALAVALSEGETLQKAIRFANIAGGLSVTKLGAQGGMPTREKVREVQVIVG, from the coding sequence ATGCCGAATATTGCAATAGTAGGTAGTATTTCAATGGACTTAGTGGCTGTTTCAAAAAAACGGCCGAAAGCAGGAGAAACAGTAATTGGCGAAGCATTCCATACGATCCCAGGTGGAAAAGGAGCGAACCAAGCAGTTGCTGCAGCTAGATTAGGTGCGAATGTAGCGATGGTTGGAGCAGTAGGAAATGATGATTACGGTATAGTAGTTAGAAAAAATTTAGAGAATGAGCGTGTTTTTATCGATTATGTGGTACCGGTTACATATGAAACGACAGGAATCGCTCATATCGTTTTAGCCGAAGAGGATAACAGTATTGTCGTTGTACAAGGTGCAAATCGTCTTGTGAATGAACAAATTGTAGATCGTTCGAAGGATCTTTTAGTAAAAGCGGATATGGTTGTTCTTCAACTTGAAATTCCATTGGAAACAGTAAAATACGTTCTTGCTATTTGTGAAGAACATAAGATTCCGGTGATGTTAAATCCGGCTCCGGCACAAGTTTTATCAGAAGATATTTTAGAAAAGGCGACGTACATTACACCAAATGAACATGAATGCCGCATCGTATTAAATGATTTCACAACGCCAATTGAAGAGTTACTTGCAAAGTATCCAAATAAATTATTAATGACTGAAGGATCGAAAGGTGTTCGCTTTCATAACGGTAAAGAAATTGTTCACATTCCGAGCATTTCTGTAGAAGTAGTGGATACGACAGGTGCTGGTGACACATTTAACGGTGCATTAGCAGTTGCGCTTTCAGAAGGTGAAACATTACAAAAGGCAATTCGCTTTGCAAATATTGCAGGTGGTCTTTCTGTAACGAAACTCGGGGCGCAAGGTGGTATGCCAACGAGGGAAAAAGTACGAGAAGTACAGGTGATTGTCGGATGA